ATGGCTACATGAAAGAACTCCAGTCACTGGCATGTCACCATTTCTAACAATCCTGTGAGAACTCCACGGAGATCTCTGTGACAAAAATCTCTCGCACAATCCACATTTAAATTCTCCTCCTCGGTTAGGATATGATGGGCCAACTCTCTCCGTATCCAACTGCTCAGAACTGTCGGTGAAATCCATACTGCTGCTAGCACTACTCCACCTGTGCGCTTCTCTTTGAGGAGTATTAGAGCCGATCTCTGGAAACTCAACCATGGACTGAAGCTGTGTAAGGTTGCGAACAGATTTCAGATCAGAATTGTGGTTACTGCTGCTATCATTGGGTATTGCAAGGTTGAAAGGACTTCTGTTTGTAATTGTTAGATGAGCTTCCCTATCAGGTGCTTGGTCCGAAAACGAGACAGGGTAAATAGGCTTGGACATGAAGGAACAGCGGCTCGAGAAGTTGCGGTTTGAGGAAGCATGTGCCTTGGCCATAGGCTCGGACTCACTACCATCTGAACGGGAGGAAGTGGATCCAGCACCGCATGGAAGCGCTGATGTTCCCTGAAGCAACCAAACAATATCAGACTTAAAACCACACAGTATGATTATGATATCCTTAAAAAAAGGTGAGAAACTACCTCCATAAACGGTGTAAACACTAACGGCCTTGGTGCTGGCTCTAGCAAAGAAATAAATTTTACCCATCAGTAAAATGACAATTAGAAGTGTACTAGTAGCCTTGTTAATATTACTAATGCAGTTCAAATCAAGGATAATAAGGCTGAATGATACACATGCAAACCCAGTAAAACCTATCATTGAGAATACATTTACAGGACATTACAAACTATAATGTGGAAACTGATAAACCCGGAAAGCATTACATTCACATGACTACATGATTTCTAATAGACCATGCTTTCTCACCAACCCTAAGCTAAGAATTACAACCCCATGCCTACTGAACACAAAATGTTACATGGTTGCACACCAGTGTATGTCACAAGGATCATTCAATGGGCCTTAATGAACCAGGAACACAACAAATAATCATCTGCAATACTAGTGTAGGATACTCAGAAACTAAACTCCAAGTTTCATGTTATGCCTAGATCGCATAGAAGGAAAAATATGCGTCACACTTTTCTGTCTGAGATAAGTAATTCAATGAAAACATGGAAAGTGAAAGTAACACATCCTATAGGATTTATATAAAAATCACTGAGGTTGAGAACATAAAGTGCTAACCTACCACTCTACCAGTAACTTAGATCTCAATCTAGACTCATGGGCATAGTGGTATACACTTGGCAAAGTATGGAAACATGAATTCTGATTGCAGTTTGCTCTGATTGTTGACCTTTCTTAAAGAAAGATCATGTGAATACAGCTACCTTAAAATGAGCTCTAGCAACAGTTGGAGTTACTGTACATCATAATACGGTGTTTGTTTCACTTTTCTGTCCTCAGGTAGTTACGAAAAGCTACCAAgtagacaaaaaaaaatatgttcAAAAAAGGACTAACCGGAACTACTTTTCTGTGTTTTTCAAACATAATGCCTGCCCAATCTAACTCTAGATCCATGAAAGTTGCTGCAATAACAGTATGAGAAATCATATTTGAAAATGACCATCCAAAATAGCAAGGTGAACCAATTTTATTTCCCAGCCCAGTATTCCACTGTATGTACAAGTCCGTTGTGTCACAAAATCTCAACCAGTTCTTCCTTTTTCTTTACAAGCTAGTTTCAGTAACCTCAAACGACGCACATCTAGATACTGTGTTTTAAGTGAGCTTGGAAAAGTCATCAAATATGTATGCAGACAAACGATAATATGATTGAGCAACAAAATTAACAGTAGAGCAAACTACTTCACAAGGATGGCATGATCGAAAGTGTCACAACCCAACAAATAGTTGCACCTTGCAATCACGCCAAACATTACCAAAACCATGATAATGCAAAAAATTGACCAGGATGGCATGATCGCAAGTGAAACTGGATTTTGACTTAAACTAATTCATCCAGAAAACAGGAAGGCAGTAATATTAACGTCAGCATATAGACGAGCGAAATATTTAAACAGAGTGCATAGAAAGTTAATAAAAGCAAAACATGGATGAAAACGAATTTCGAAGTAATTGGTTTCCTTTAGTACCTCTCATTACGCTAGATCCTGAATCATCTATACTGTATCCTTTGGCTGGTGGAATCCATTGTTGAATAGGATAGCTGTCAGATGGGCTGCTTAAAGATGAGCCAGTGCCATCAGATGCCGAGTGATTTTGCAAATGGTCATCTCTCACTGGTAGTCTTCTTTCCTTACTACTAGATGAGAGAGAAGAACCAAAAAGTTGAAGAGCGACATGTGACCCATCTGGTAGTGCTTCATTTTGAAAGCTTTGATCCCACCTTCTTGATAAAGGGGGGGAGAAGCTTGTGTTAGTTCTCCAGTACGGTTCATTTGGATCCGTTGACCATTCTCTGCTGGCTGTGTTGGAGCCATGTGGCCTTGCAGCCACACAACAGAGAGACCCCGTCTTAGTTATGTTGCGTTGAACTTGCCAATAGATGCACAACTTGCTTTAAACCCTTCCTTGAATCAAACTAGGGCAACAGCTCCTATTATTATCTTACCAAACACAATCCAGTTTGGAGCATTACATACCACGCTTTAATGTTTCATAATGATGAACACGATAATCTACAGAAGAACAGGCAACATCAGTTGAATTAACAACAACACACATAGACTTTCCCTCTCAACGTCGATTAAAATACACAAATTTCCCAGGAAATAAACATAACACTAACCATAGAATGCTCTATATCCCTTTAGCTAGCCCACATTCAGAAATTTCGCTACCTAGCATCAAAAATGACCACATCAACGATAAACAAATAAACAATAGGGCATACCCAATTACCTAACGAAGGAATACAAAAAATCTTAAGCAAGTGCATG
Above is a genomic segment from Papaver somniferum cultivar HN1 chromosome 10, ASM357369v1, whole genome shotgun sequence containing:
- the LOC113317960 gene encoding uncharacterized protein LOC113317960 isoform X2, whose product is MRAPRPLVFTPFMEGTSALPCGAGSTSSRSDGSESEPMAKAHASSNRNFSSRCSFMSKPIYPVSFSDQAPDREAHLTITNRSPFNLAIPNDSSSNHNSDLKSVRNLTQLQSMVEFPEIGSNTPQREAHRWSSASSSMDFTDSSEQLDTERVGPSYPNRGGEFKCGLCERFLSQRSPWSSHRIVRNGDMPVTGVLSCSHVYHADCLDQSTPKMQKQDPTCPLCSRSSEENSMEQPLISRLRNGLLPKLRSSRDEIGSSTRPWGCGQVGDCVEGALHASPRNNMLLLNRNRLKKHLTFKGDSSKEVEEKFRKSGSFSSHLFHGKSAEHDGVGCSRKVGYPVLKRR
- the LOC113317960 gene encoding uncharacterized protein LOC113317960 isoform X1, yielding MREPAPRPLVFTPFMEGTSALPCGAGSTSSRSDGSESEPMAKAHASSNRNFSSRCSFMSKPIYPVSFSDQAPDREAHLTITNRSPFNLAIPNDSSSNHNSDLKSVRNLTQLQSMVEFPEIGSNTPQREAHRWSSASSSMDFTDSSEQLDTERVGPSYPNRGGEFKCGLCERFLSQRSPWSSHRIVRNGDMPVTGVLSCSHVYHADCLDQSTPKMQKQDPTCPLCSRSSEENSMEQPLISRLRNGLLPKLRSSRDEIGSSTRPWGCGQVGDCVEGALHASPRNNMLLLNRNRLKKHLTFKGDSSKEVEEKFRKSGSFSSHLFHGKSAEHDGVGCSRKVGYPVLKRR